In Anaerobacillus isosaccharinicus, one genomic interval encodes:
- a CDS encoding YaiI/YqxD family protein, protein MKIYVDADACPVKDIIISEARNFEIPVILVTSLSHFSNKEHPSGVETIYVDSGADAADFRIVKLVEKGDIIVTQDYGLASLGLAKGIIVLHQKGFRYTNDNIDQLLQTRYLSAVARRSGQRTKGPKPFTAEDREQFRELFKKAISLEKLG, encoded by the coding sequence ATGAAAATTTATGTGGATGCAGATGCTTGTCCGGTGAAAGATATTATTATTTCTGAAGCAAGAAATTTTGAAATTCCGGTTATACTTGTTACAAGCCTTTCTCATTTTTCTAATAAAGAACACCCATCAGGAGTGGAAACCATTTATGTTGATTCTGGAGCAGATGCTGCAGATTTTCGGATTGTGAAGTTGGTGGAAAAAGGGGATATTATCGTGACGCAAGATTATGGTCTTGCGTCGCTTGGTTTAGCAAAAGGAATTATTGTCCTCCACCAAAAAGGATTTAGATATACAAATGATAATATTGACCAATTATTACAAACACGTTATTTAAGTGCAGTGGCTAGAAGAAGTGGACAGCGAACAAAGGGACCAAAGCCTTTTACAGCAGAAGACCGGGAGCAATTTAGGGAGCTTTTTAAAAAGGCTATTTCTCTTGAAAAGTTAGGTTAA
- a CDS encoding DDE-type integrase/transposase/recombinase has product MLPQIITYLLTFINYQEQVIRTLLTLLIGKSMFDKPTEAPVNKPYRKLQVDDLPIIEVPKKLDFQVLLTEHLKSKGKPLKPVQRRSNSTPVPSSMKCPTCGAPSDYLYANNGAKGQFQCKVCSCLFSERNRYLKEAILKCPHCSKTLEKVKERKDFHVYKCKNDACSYYQHKRNAMTQKEKNRFKEDPQAFKLRYIYRQFHIDFQPLAKHSPKRPRVDLSRIYVSPHTLGLILTYHVNYGLSARKTAALMKDVHGVSISRQSILNYENSVALWLKPYIDHYPYELSDQFCGDETYIRVNGRWHYLFFFFDAVKKVILSYPVSPNRDTATAIKAIDEVLLKLRKIPENLTFVVDGNPIYLLAQHFFAQHQIPFEVIQVIGLTNEDEVSKEYRPLKQIIERLNRTFKGNYRSTHGFGSEHGSVSFVTLFVAYFNFLRPHSALEGKVPVTLPELEKLPNMPARWTTLIGLAQDWISKQTA; this is encoded by the coding sequence TTGTTACCTCAAATTATAACCTATTTACTTACTTTTATAAACTACCAAGAACAAGTAATTCGAACGCTCCTTACCCTTTTAATAGGGAAGAGCATGTTTGATAAACCGACTGAGGCTCCAGTTAATAAACCATATCGCAAGCTTCAAGTTGATGATCTACCGATCATTGAAGTTCCAAAAAAACTAGATTTTCAAGTTTTATTAACCGAGCATCTTAAGTCTAAAGGTAAACCTCTCAAACCAGTACAAAGACGGTCGAATTCAACACCCGTTCCTTCATCAATGAAATGTCCTACGTGTGGTGCTCCATCTGATTATTTGTATGCGAACAATGGAGCGAAAGGACAATTTCAATGTAAGGTGTGTTCATGTCTTTTCAGTGAGAGAAATCGATATCTCAAGGAAGCAATCCTGAAATGCCCTCACTGTTCAAAAACACTTGAAAAAGTGAAGGAAAGAAAAGACTTCCATGTGTACAAGTGTAAAAACGACGCTTGTTCTTATTACCAACATAAACGTAATGCGATGACTCAAAAAGAGAAAAATCGGTTCAAAGAAGATCCTCAAGCCTTTAAACTTCGCTATATTTACCGCCAGTTTCACATTGATTTTCAACCATTAGCGAAGCATTCACCAAAGAGACCACGAGTTGATCTATCAAGAATTTATGTGTCTCCACATACGCTTGGATTGATATTGACTTATCACGTCAATTATGGACTTTCAGCCCGTAAAACAGCAGCGCTGATGAAAGACGTACATGGTGTTTCAATCTCTCGTCAAAGCATTTTAAATTACGAAAATAGTGTGGCCTTGTGGTTGAAACCGTATATTGATCACTATCCTTATGAGCTTTCAGATCAATTCTGCGGTGACGAAACGTACATCCGTGTGAATGGCCGTTGGCATTACCTATTTTTCTTTTTTGATGCCGTAAAGAAAGTCATTCTCTCTTATCCTGTGTCACCTAACCGAGACACAGCTACAGCTATTAAAGCGATAGACGAAGTGTTGTTAAAGCTTAGGAAAATCCCAGAAAACCTAACTTTCGTTGTCGATGGCAATCCCATTTACTTATTAGCACAACACTTTTTTGCCCAGCATCAAATCCCGTTTGAGGTGATTCAGGTAATTGGCTTAACCAACGAAGACGAGGTATCAAAGGAATATCGACCTCTCAAACAAATTATCGAGCGGCTAAATCGTACCTTTAAAGGAAACTATCGATCCACTCATGGTTTCGGGTCAGAACATGGTTCTGTTTCTTTTGTGACCTTGTTCGTTGCTTACTTTAACTTTCTAAGACCACATTCAGCATTGGAAGGAAAAGTACCAGTAACACTTCCTGAGCTAGAAAAGCTTCCAAACATGCCAGCTAGATGGACAACTCTTATTGGTCTTGCCCAGGACTGGATAAGTAAGCAAACTGCCTAA
- a CDS encoding transposase codes for MKPALIPHISYQNFVLDQLNTHYSGGILTLVQKDWTIISKLWITDLSFTTTWLHDSYSVKGPEPRDPASMLRSYLLCLLTSPTLSITEWVNQLHRVPLYTILSGFEPGDVPGVGTFYDFFRRLSGFEKANVKPFIKLKRKKKKKKKPKKGEKATPRNPGIIRKLVDRHLRNGSKQKQLPGDQLYAFFQSQFLEVSARLGLLGDPHSLGVVGDGTPVETARYPRSKPICDCSAQGLTNCTHPRRYSQPDIDSGWDSSRERYFNGYHLYMISTSDSQYDLPLYPRLHPASRHDSVSLVVGSIEFSQRYTLGTIDKILLDAAHDAEPIYELLDHHNVEPFIDLNVRTKKNFSTQSDIQISPLGVPICPIGMEMKPNGFDKSQNRQKWRCPLACGTKNTCSTPCSKAKYGRTFHTFKQDNLRLFTKTPRSSEKWKLIYKRRTSVERSNKREKVDYHLESGRHRSTKMWYVRLYSIMMCQHIDAWYSSQKETLNIQEIIFSKSA; via the coding sequence ATGAAACCTGCGCTAATACCACATATCTCATATCAAAACTTCGTTTTAGACCAATTAAATACTCATTACTCAGGCGGTATACTGACTCTCGTACAAAAAGATTGGACTATTATCTCGAAGTTATGGATCACGGATCTTTCGTTTACCACTACGTGGCTTCATGATTCATATTCAGTTAAAGGTCCTGAGCCACGTGATCCTGCTTCCATGCTTCGCTCTTATCTTTTGTGTTTATTGACAAGTCCGACCCTGAGTATTACAGAATGGGTGAACCAACTCCATCGTGTTCCTCTTTACACGATCCTTAGCGGCTTTGAACCTGGGGATGTTCCAGGTGTCGGTACTTTTTATGACTTCTTCAGACGGCTATCAGGTTTTGAGAAGGCTAATGTAAAACCTTTTATTAAGCTCAAACGAAAAAAGAAGAAGAAGAAAAAACCGAAAAAGGGTGAAAAAGCAACTCCTAGAAACCCTGGTATTATTAGAAAATTAGTGGATCGTCATTTACGCAATGGCTCAAAACAAAAACAATTGCCGGGAGATCAATTATACGCGTTTTTTCAATCTCAATTTCTTGAAGTTTCAGCGAGATTGGGTTTGCTTGGGGATCCCCATTCCCTTGGTGTTGTTGGAGATGGGACACCCGTGGAAACAGCGAGATACCCAAGGAGCAAACCTATTTGTGATTGTAGTGCCCAAGGACTAACGAATTGTACTCATCCTCGTCGATATTCTCAACCTGACATCGACTCAGGTTGGGATAGTTCAAGGGAGAGGTACTTCAACGGATATCATCTCTACATGATATCCACTAGCGATAGCCAATACGACTTGCCGCTATATCCACGGCTGCATCCTGCTTCCCGGCATGATTCAGTCAGCCTAGTGGTTGGTTCAATTGAATTTTCGCAACGGTACACCTTGGGCACAATTGATAAAATCCTTCTCGATGCCGCACATGATGCAGAACCGATTTACGAATTACTGGACCATCATAATGTGGAACCATTTATTGATCTTAATGTTCGAACAAAGAAAAACTTCAGTACGCAAAGTGATATTCAGATTTCTCCCCTAGGCGTTCCTATTTGTCCAATTGGAATGGAAATGAAACCCAATGGGTTTGACAAATCTCAAAACCGCCAAAAGTGGCGTTGTCCACTAGCTTGCGGAACAAAAAATACATGTTCCACTCCGTGTTCTAAAGCGAAGTATGGCCGGACATTTCATACGTTTAAGCAAGATAATCTTCGTCTGTTCACTAAAACACCGAGGTCTTCTGAAAAGTGGAAACTGATTTATAAACGAAGAACTTCAGTTGAACGTTCGAACAAAAGAGAAAAAGTCGACTATCACTTAGAATCTGGGCGTCATCGCTCTACAAAAATGTGGTATGTCCGCTTATATTCAATCATGATGTGTCAACACATAGATGCTTGGTACAGTAGTCAGAAAGAGACTTTGAACATCCAAGAAATCATCTTTTCTAAGAGCGCCTAG
- the ltrA gene encoding group II intron reverse transcriptase/maturase codes for MTLLEQVLNNQNMNEAYLRVYKNKGASGVDGVTVDELKQYLKENKDELRKLIRTRKYQPQPALRVEIPKENGKMRKLGIPTVVDRVVQQAIHQVLSPIFEKQFSDFSYGFRPKRSCEMAITKSLEILNDGYDWIVDIDLERFFDTVHHDKLMRIIANTIEDGDVISLIRKYLVSGVMVNGNYEETQVGTPQGGNLSPLLSNIMLNELDKELENRGLRFVRYADDALIFMKSEKAANRVMKSIVRFIEEKLGLIVNAEKSKISRPKDLKFLGFGYYYDFSSKRYQVKPHLISVQKFQRKLRQLTKRNWSVPLDYRILKLKQVIFGWVNYFRISNMKKVTQRIDEKLRSRIRVIIWKQWKVPRKQIKSLVQLGIPEEEAKGLAFCRKGYRYIGLSKVVQRAISNKRLKQRGVPSALERYLKVHTVI; via the coding sequence GTGACACTTTTAGAACAGGTTTTAAACAACCAAAATATGAATGAAGCGTACTTGCGCGTGTATAAAAACAAAGGGGCAAGTGGAGTTGATGGAGTAACAGTCGACGAACTAAAACAATATCTGAAAGAGAACAAGGATGAACTGCGAAAGCTCATCAGAACAAGAAAATACCAACCACAACCGGCCTTAAGAGTGGAGATTCCAAAAGAGAATGGAAAGATGCGCAAGCTGGGAATACCAACAGTAGTGGATAGGGTAGTTCAACAAGCCATCCATCAAGTACTCAGTCCGATATTTGAAAAACAGTTCAGTGACTTCAGTTATGGCTTTAGACCAAAAAGAAGTTGTGAAATGGCGATTACTAAAAGTTTGGAAATTCTGAATGATGGTTACGACTGGATAGTAGACATTGACCTTGAGAGATTTTTCGATACAGTTCATCACGATAAACTCATGCGTATTATAGCTAACACAATAGAAGATGGAGACGTCATCTCACTAATTAGGAAATACTTAGTTAGTGGAGTAATGGTAAATGGGAACTATGAAGAAACGCAGGTTGGTACTCCGCAAGGAGGAAACCTCAGTCCATTACTGAGCAATATTATGTTAAACGAACTCGATAAAGAACTTGAGAATAGGGGACTAAGGTTCGTGAGATATGCGGATGATGCGCTTATCTTTATGAAAAGCGAAAAAGCAGCGAACAGAGTGATGAAATCAATCGTAAGATTTATAGAAGAGAAATTAGGATTAATAGTCAACGCTGAAAAAAGTAAAATCTCACGCCCAAAAGATTTAAAATTCTTAGGTTTTGGGTACTATTACGACTTTAGTAGTAAGCGATATCAAGTGAAACCTCATCTAATTTCAGTACAGAAATTTCAAAGGAAACTTCGACAACTAACAAAGCGAAACTGGAGCGTTCCGTTAGACTATCGCATATTGAAACTCAAACAAGTTATTTTTGGTTGGGTCAACTACTTTAGGATTTCCAATATGAAGAAAGTTACGCAACGAATAGATGAGAAGCTACGCTCTAGAATAAGGGTAATCATTTGGAAACAATGGAAGGTACCCAGAAAACAAATCAAATCGCTCGTTCAACTAGGAATACCCGAAGAAGAAGCAAAAGGATTAGCCTTCTGCCGAAAAGGTTACCGATATATCGGTCTATCAAAAGTAGTTCAAAGAGCAATCTCAAACAAAAGACTAAAGCAGAGAGGTGTACCCTCTGCTCTAGAACGTTATCTAAAAGTCCACACTGTAATATAA
- a CDS encoding IS1182 family transposase: MLKPRKEKQIEFEMVTIDQLVPEDHELRIIDKYIDFSFIYDKVKGYYCADNGRPPIDPVMLFKMMFIGYLYGIRSERRLEKEIQTNMAYRWFLGLGITERVPHHSTISFNRHKRFDGTSAFQDIFDEVVELAMKHRMVGGRVLFTDSTHLKANANKKKFVKKTVQSPTRTYIKELDAAIEESRREHGKKPLKAREEVSEEKEIKESTTDPESGYMYREGKPEGFFYLDHRTTDMKFNIITDVHVTPGNVHDSQPYIERLERQIERFGFKVEAAATDSGYYTAWICKKLEEMKIMGVIGYRRFHPTRGLFPKWKFKFDKETDTYACPNNQNLYYKTTSREGYQEYHSDPKQCKDCPLLSECTRSRNQKKVVTRHVWEESKELIRKNRLSDTGKMLYKKRKETVERSFADSKELHGLRYCRLRGREHVQEQALMTAAAQNIKKIANHLAKMA, encoded by the coding sequence ATGCTAAAGCCTAGAAAAGAAAAACAAATTGAGTTTGAAATGGTAACCATTGATCAGCTAGTCCCTGAAGATCATGAACTAAGAATTATTGATAAATACATAGATTTCTCTTTTATCTACGATAAAGTAAAGGGTTACTATTGTGCAGATAATGGACGACCACCAATTGATCCTGTCATGCTATTTAAGATGATGTTTATTGGTTATTTATACGGAATTCGGTCGGAACGCAGATTAGAAAAAGAAATTCAAACCAATATGGCTTACCGATGGTTCCTTGGCCTTGGAATAACAGAACGTGTTCCTCATCATTCTACGATTAGTTTTAATCGACATAAACGGTTTGATGGGACCAGTGCTTTTCAGGATATCTTTGATGAAGTAGTAGAATTGGCGATGAAACATCGAATGGTTGGTGGCCGGGTTTTATTTACTGATTCCACACATTTAAAAGCGAACGCAAATAAAAAAAAGTTTGTGAAAAAAACTGTTCAATCCCCTACTAGAACTTATATAAAAGAGCTAGATGCAGCTATTGAAGAAAGCCGTCGTGAGCATGGAAAAAAGCCTTTAAAAGCTAGGGAGGAAGTGAGTGAAGAAAAAGAAATAAAAGAAAGTACAACAGACCCTGAGAGCGGGTATATGTACCGAGAGGGGAAACCTGAGGGATTTTTTTACCTTGATCACCGTACAACCGATATGAAATTTAACATCATCACGGATGTTCATGTAACTCCAGGAAATGTCCACGATTCACAACCTTATATTGAAAGATTAGAACGTCAAATTGAGCGATTTGGTTTTAAAGTTGAAGCAGCTGCCACTGATTCTGGTTACTATACAGCATGGATTTGTAAGAAACTCGAAGAGATGAAAATTATGGGTGTCATTGGTTATCGTCGTTTTCATCCAACACGAGGGCTATTTCCTAAGTGGAAATTCAAATTTGATAAAGAAACTGATACTTACGCATGTCCAAATAACCAAAATTTATATTACAAGACTACCTCAAGAGAAGGGTATCAAGAATACCATTCCGATCCAAAGCAATGTAAGGACTGTCCGCTACTCTCGGAATGTACAAGGAGCCGAAATCAGAAAAAGGTAGTGACTAGACATGTTTGGGAAGAAAGTAAAGAACTGATTAGAAAAAACCGTCTTTCTGATACAGGAAAGATGCTTTATAAAAAAAGAAAAGAAACAGTTGAGCGAAGCTTTGCGGATTCAAAAGAACTCCACGGGCTTCGCTACTGCCGGTTACGAGGCAGAGAACATGTTCAAGAGCAAGCGCTAATGACAGCAGCTGCTCAGAACATCAAAAAGATCGCAAACCACCTAGCCAAGATGGCATAG
- a CDS encoding sulfite oxidase, with protein MDDLNKPFLITKSLYPENQETPIKFLPHHLIPTNYHFKRNHFNYPKILTQNFLLPISGEVVKSVTFYFNQIINFPATTFTGLLECAGNNRSKFDPKTFGEQWEEGAISQGRWRGVSLSKLLSQTGLTTDAKEVLFEGYDFGKREDSDNYVPFARSLPLKIALHPDTIIAYEYNDKLLSIKHGFPLRLIVPGWYGMASVKWLKKITVINYPFTGPFQAIDYVYYPKDIEPFPVTTTNVNSIIQYPLNYSILDAGNHTIEGIAWSGEGDITTVEISFDGLHWSNAVLLKNTTEPYTWTKWKYQWNALEGEYTIFCRATDSKGRRQPMNAFWNKKGYGYNATPKAHVKIT; from the coding sequence ATGGACGATCTCAATAAACCTTTTTTAATTACTAAAAGTTTATATCCTGAAAATCAAGAAACACCAATCAAATTTCTCCCACATCACTTAATCCCAACAAACTACCATTTTAAAAGAAACCACTTTAATTACCCAAAAATACTTACACAAAACTTTCTTCTACCTATTTCAGGCGAGGTTGTTAAATCTGTTACCTTCTATTTCAATCAGATTATCAATTTTCCAGCAACTACGTTCACAGGGTTACTTGAGTGTGCCGGAAATAACCGTTCTAAATTTGATCCGAAAACTTTTGGGGAGCAATGGGAAGAAGGTGCAATTAGTCAAGGAAGATGGCGAGGGGTATCCTTATCTAAGTTATTATCACAAACTGGTTTAACAACTGATGCAAAGGAAGTCTTATTTGAAGGCTATGATTTTGGAAAACGGGAAGATTCCGATAACTATGTTCCTTTTGCTAGAAGTCTTCCCCTTAAAATAGCATTACACCCTGATACAATTATCGCTTATGAATATAATGATAAACTTCTTTCTATTAAACACGGTTTTCCATTACGGTTAATCGTTCCAGGTTGGTATGGGATGGCTTCTGTAAAATGGTTAAAAAAAATTACTGTTATTAATTATCCTTTCACAGGTCCATTTCAAGCAATAGACTATGTGTATTACCCCAAAGACATAGAACCATTTCCTGTAACGACAACAAATGTTAACTCGATCATTCAATACCCATTAAATTATTCTATTCTCGATGCTGGTAATCACACAATTGAAGGTATTGCCTGGAGTGGTGAAGGAGATATTACAACTGTAGAAATTAGCTTTGATGGTCTTCATTGGTCAAATGCAGTTTTGTTAAAAAACACAACAGAACCATACACCTGGACAAAATGGAAATACCAATGGAATGCTTTAGAAGGAGAATACACTATTTTTTGTCGTGCTACAGACTCAAAAGGAAGAAGGCAACCTATGAATGCATTTTGGAACAAAAAAGGCTACGGATATAACGCTACGCCTAAAGCACACGTAAAAATAACTTAA
- a CDS encoding manganese-dependent inorganic pyrophosphatase — MEKVLIFGHKNPDTDTICSAIAYADLKTKLGMDVEPVRLGEVSGETQFALDYFQATTPRLVQTVANEVSGVILVDHNEFQQSVDDIESVRILEVIDHHRIANFQTSDPLYYRCEPVGCTATILNKMYKENGIKIEKEIAGLMLSAIISDSLLFKSPTCTEEDVIAARQLAQIAGVDADTYGLEMLKAGANLTDKTIEQLISLDAKEFQMGNYKVEIAQVNAIDTNDVLVRQQEVEEVLASVIKEKELDLFLLVVTDILNSNSVGLALGKETKAVEKAYNVTLTNNTAILEGVVSRKKQIVPVLTDIFNKM; from the coding sequence ATGGAAAAAGTACTTATTTTTGGTCATAAAAATCCTGATACAGATACAATTTGTTCAGCAATCGCTTATGCTGACTTAAAAACTAAATTAGGAATGGATGTTGAGCCTGTTCGTTTAGGTGAAGTTAGTGGAGAAACTCAATTTGCTTTGGACTATTTTCAAGCAACAACACCACGTTTGGTTCAAACAGTAGCAAATGAAGTAAGTGGCGTCATTTTAGTAGATCATAACGAGTTTCAACAAAGTGTCGATGATATTGAATCTGTTCGTATTTTAGAAGTTATTGATCATCATCGAATCGCTAACTTTCAAACAAGCGATCCATTATATTACCGTTGTGAACCTGTAGGGTGTACAGCAACAATTTTAAACAAAATGTATAAAGAAAATGGAATTAAAATTGAAAAGGAAATTGCGGGATTAATGTTATCAGCAATTATTTCCGATTCATTATTGTTTAAATCGCCTACATGTACGGAGGAAGATGTGATTGCAGCACGTCAATTAGCTCAAATTGCTGGCGTTGATGCTGATACATATGGTTTAGAGATGTTAAAAGCAGGTGCAAATTTAACTGACAAGACCATTGAGCAGTTAATTTCTCTAGATGCAAAAGAATTTCAAATGGGTAATTACAAAGTTGAAATTGCCCAAGTCAATGCAATTGATACAAATGACGTTTTAGTTCGCCAACAAGAGGTAGAAGAAGTTCTTGCAAGTGTAATTAAAGAAAAAGAATTAGATTTATTTTTATTAGTTGTGACAGATATTTTAAATAGTAACTCTGTTGGATTGGCGTTAGGAAAAGAAACGAAAGCTGTTGAAAAGGCATATAACGTTACGTTAACAAACAATACAGCTATTTTAGAAGGTGTGGTTTCACGTAAAAAACAAATCGTACCTGTGCTAACGGATATTTTTAATAAAATGTAA
- a CDS encoding solute carrier family 23 protein has translation MENQRQIGIHEMPKWNKWFILSIQHLFAMFGATILVPYLTGLSPAVALVSSGLGTFAYILITKGNVPAYLGSSFAFIAPIIASTAIGGVEGVMIGSFMAGIVYAVIALIIKTTGINWLMKLLPPIVVGPVIMVIGLGLASVAINMAMNYDYGAGAFVDPMLHFTVALVTLAITIFSSIFFRGFFSLVPILFGIVGGYILASFLGMVDFTPVQEAAWFRVPDFIVPFATYTPKLSWTIIALMVPISVVTISEHIGDQMVLSKVVGQDFIKKPGLHRSILGDGVATIIASFLGGPPNTTYGENIGVLAITRVFSVFVIAGAAGLAILFGFMGKIEALIATIPTAVMGGVSILLFGIIASSGLRMLIDNKVDLGHKRNLIISSVILVIGIGGAFIELTENVQIAGMALATIIGIVLHLLLSGKEESYGNYALFAELDENDKE, from the coding sequence TTGGAAAATCAACGACAAATTGGAATACACGAGATGCCCAAATGGAATAAATGGTTCATTTTGAGTATTCAACATTTATTTGCGATGTTTGGTGCAACAATTCTTGTTCCTTATTTAACAGGGTTAAGCCCTGCTGTAGCTCTAGTTTCAAGTGGTTTAGGCACGTTCGCGTACATATTGATTACGAAAGGGAATGTTCCCGCCTATTTAGGGTCATCTTTCGCTTTTATCGCACCTATTATTGCATCAACTGCCATTGGTGGTGTAGAAGGAGTCATGATTGGTTCGTTTATGGCTGGTATAGTTTATGCGGTAATCGCATTAATCATAAAAACTACAGGGATTAACTGGTTAATGAAGTTATTACCGCCGATTGTTGTTGGTCCTGTGATTATGGTTATTGGTTTAGGTTTAGCTAGTGTAGCGATAAACATGGCGATGAACTATGATTACGGAGCAGGGGCATTCGTGGATCCTATGCTACATTTCACAGTCGCGCTAGTAACATTAGCAATAACGATTTTTAGTTCGATATTTTTTAGAGGTTTTTTTAGTTTAGTACCGATTTTATTTGGAATTGTGGGTGGTTATATCCTAGCATCCTTTTTAGGCATGGTTGATTTTACCCCAGTTCAAGAAGCGGCATGGTTTCGAGTACCAGATTTCATAGTGCCCTTTGCCACTTATACACCTAAGCTGTCTTGGACAATCATTGCTTTAATGGTTCCAATTTCAGTAGTTACCATTTCAGAGCACATCGGAGATCAAATGGTCTTGAGCAAAGTGGTAGGCCAAGATTTTATTAAAAAACCAGGACTTCATCGTTCGATACTTGGTGATGGTGTAGCAACAATCATTGCATCATTTCTAGGTGGTCCCCCTAATACAACGTATGGAGAAAATATTGGCGTGTTGGCGATCACACGGGTTTTTAGTGTGTTCGTCATTGCTGGAGCAGCAGGTTTAGCTATTCTATTTGGCTTCATGGGGAAAATTGAAGCGTTAATTGCAACGATTCCAACAGCGGTAATGGGTGGAGTATCAATTTTGCTCTTTGGTATTATTGCATCATCTGGATTAAGAATGTTAATCGATAATAAAGTAGATTTAGGTCATAAACGAAATTTAATCATTTCTTCAGTGATTTTAGTAATCGGTATCGGTGGAGCTTTTATTGAGTTAACTGAAAATGTTCAAATTGCTGGTATGGCCTTGGCGACAATTATTGGAATTGTGCTACATTTGCTATTATCTGGAAAAGAGGAAAGTTACGGAAATTATGCTCTATTTGCAGAGTTAGATGAGAACGATAAAGAATAA
- a CDS encoding sigma-54 interaction domain-containing protein: MNGKEELKQLKNLIYIYENILNEINEGVQVINNEGNTIIYNQKKMQLESMQLEDVLNKNLLEIFSFKDRKDSRLLQALEKGAITKNAKQTYFTNKGKEITTINNTYPIQKDGETIAAVEIASDITKLERLKENVLKTGNVRYTFESIIGESRAIKEVIENSKRATRTSSSVLIIGETGTGKELFSQSIHHGSDRSKKPFISQNCAALPDNLIESLLFGTKKGAFTGAIDHPGLLEQAEGGTILLDEINSLNPSLQAKLLRAIQEKSIRRVGDTKDKEIDVRIIATINEDPIDAIANNRLRKDLYYRLSVVSLVIPPLRERREDIPLLAQKFIEKYNYLFHLNVRKISDAVYHLFLEYDWPGNIRELEHAIEGAMNLITVETEISYNHLPYHFLTKSKQIDIPTSSSRGYSSKLEDLTLKLKDQMEEAEADYIKRVLENNRNNITHTANILGISRQSLQYRLRKYKIKESF; this comes from the coding sequence GTGAATGGGAAAGAAGAACTCAAACAGTTGAAAAATTTAATTTATATATATGAAAATATCCTCAATGAAATAAATGAAGGCGTGCAAGTTATCAACAATGAAGGAAACACAATTATCTATAATCAGAAAAAAATGCAGTTAGAATCAATGCAACTTGAAGATGTTCTAAATAAAAATCTATTAGAGATCTTTTCGTTTAAGGATCGAAAAGATAGCCGTTTATTACAGGCGTTGGAAAAGGGTGCAATAACAAAAAATGCAAAGCAAACGTATTTTACCAATAAAGGAAAAGAAATTACAACAATTAATAATACGTATCCAATCCAAAAAGATGGAGAAACGATTGCTGCCGTTGAAATTGCTAGTGACATTACAAAGTTAGAACGTTTAAAAGAAAATGTATTAAAAACAGGAAACGTAAGATATACATTTGAAAGCATTATAGGCGAAAGTAGAGCAATAAAAGAAGTAATTGAAAACAGTAAAAGGGCAACACGAACTTCCTCTTCCGTTTTAATTATCGGTGAAACGGGAACTGGGAAAGAATTATTCTCCCAAAGTATTCATCACGGGAGCGATCGGTCCAAAAAGCCATTTATTTCGCAAAATTGTGCCGCTTTACCAGATAATTTAATAGAAAGTTTACTATTTGGTACAAAAAAAGGCGCCTTTACTGGTGCGATTGATCACCCAGGCTTGCTCGAGCAAGCAGAGGGTGGAACTATTTTATTAGATGAAATCAATTCTTTAAATCCATCATTGCAAGCAAAGTTGTTAAGAGCAATTCAAGAAAAATCGATTCGAAGAGTAGGGGATACAAAAGACAAAGAAATAGACGTTCGGATTATTGCGACTATTAATGAAGATCCTATCGATGCAATTGCAAACAATCGTCTTCGTAAAGATTTATATTATCGTCTTAGTGTAGTTTCTTTAGTCATACCACCGCTTAGGGAGCGAAGAGAAGACATTCCTCTTTTAGCGCAAAAATTTATTGAAAAGTATAATTATTTATTTCATTTAAATGTTCGAAAAATAAGTGATGCAGTCTATCATTTATTTTTAGAGTATGATTGGCCTGGGAATATAAGAGAACTCGAGCATGCCATTGAAGGCGCGATGAACCTTATCACGGTTGAAACTGAAATTAGCTATAATCATTTGCCATACCATTTTTTAACGAAATCAAAGCAAATAGACATTCCTACTTCAAGCTCTCGTGGTTATTCTTCAAAACTAGAAGATTTAACATTAAAATTAAAGGATCAAATGGAGGAAGCTGAAGCGGACTATATTAAAAGAGTTCTTGAAAATAACCGAAATAACATAACTCATACAGCCAACATTCTTGGAATAAGCCGACAAAGTCTTCAATATCGGTTACGTAAATATAAAATTAAGGAAAGTTTCTAA